The proteins below come from a single Xyrauchen texanus isolate HMW12.3.18 chromosome 3, RBS_HiC_50CHRs, whole genome shotgun sequence genomic window:
- the mtif3 gene encoding LOW QUALITY PROTEIN: translation initiation factor IF-3, mitochondrial (The sequence of the model RefSeq protein was modified relative to this genomic sequence to represent the inferred CDS: inserted 2 bases in 2 codons; substituted 4 bases at 4 genomic stop codons), whose product MSLGFLEFVLSQAXSTISQINFSLASEPTTLRPAWGYHAVLSWQCISFSTDSESVGTGVADLSKDTKKLDPRARDSFTSVGRKIGQRHIQLXGEDGEDFXTVDRAEVIRMMDQTGLKLVAINXNCDPPLCRLMRAKQIHEEQMKLRESXKAKTGPVXSKELNFSSDISLHDLDTKLWQVVSWVEKKNHVRLPIGARTDSSTPLVWT is encoded by the exons ATGTCTCTGGGTTTCCTTGAGTTTGTTTTGAGCCAGG CTTCGACGATCAGCCAAATCAACTTTTCATTGGCCAGTGAACCAACAACCCTCAGACCTGCATGGGGCTACCATGCTGTCTTGTCCTGGCAATGTATTTCCTTCTCCACAGATTCTGAGAGTGTGGGTACAGGTGTGGCAGATCTCTCAAAGGATACTAAAAAGCTGGACCCAAGAGCAAGAGACAGTTTTACCAGTGTTGGTAGGAAGATTGGCCAGCGCCACATACAATTATAGGGTGAGGATGGTGAGGACT GTACAGTGGACCGTGCTGAAGTTATACGAATGATGGACCAAACAGGGTTAAAGCTTGTTGccataaattaaaattgtgatccACCATTGTGCAGACTGATGAGAGCGAAACAGATCCATGAAGAGCAGATGAAACTGAGGGAATCATAGAAAGCCAAGACAG GACCTGTCTAATCAAAGGAGCTCAATTTCTCTTCAGATATTTCCCTTCATGACTTAGACACGAAACTGTGGCAAGTCGTCAGCTGGGTAGAAAAGAAGAACCATGTTAGACTCCCAATCGGAGCCAGAACTGACAGTAGCACACCACTGGTATGGACATAG